The Cloacibacterium sp. TD35 region TGTCTGCATATGCTACGATAAATGCTCTGTATTCTTTGTTTTCATCTATAGCATTTGCTTCTTTGAGCGTTTCTTCGTCTGCAATAACGAAATATTCTAAATCAAAATTAGAATGTTTGAAAATATCTTGAACCCTTTGTTTAATCTCTTCTAGAGGAATTAGCCTGAACCATTCTTTTACTTTTATGAGTGTTTCGTAGATGATTGTAGCCTCTTTTCTCTGGGTTTCTGTGAGTCTCATGTTTCTAGAGCTTAGTGCTAATCCATCTTTTTCTCTTAGTGTAGGAATCCCATGGATTTTAATGGGCAGCCTTGTTTTTTCTACCATTTTTTTTATGATAGCCAACTGTTGGTAGTCTTTTTCGCCAAAATAGGCATTGTGTGGTTGTACTTGTCTGAAAAGCTCTTCTACGATGGTTCCTACTCCATCAAAGTGTCCTGGTCTGTATTTGCCTTCCATTTCGTTTTCCAGGCCATCAAAATCGTATTTTTTACTGCTTAATCCATCTGGATACATTTCTTCTACATTGGGAACGTAAACTGCGTCTACACCTTCTTTTTCTAAAAGTTCTAAGTCTTTTTCTAGGGTTTTGGGGTATTTTTGAAAATCATCTGGATTGTTAAACTGGGTAGGGTTTACAAAAATGGAAGAAATAACCTCGTCATTTTCTTTTTTGGCTGCTTTGTAAAGAGAAAGATGACCCTCGTGAAGAGCTCCCATTGTAGGGGCAAAACCTATTTTTTTACCCATTTCTCTCTGTCTTTCAATGTAATCAATCAATGTTTTTTTACTTTTCAGAACTTTCATAAAAATTGTATTTAGGGTAAAGTTATAAAAAATTGTTAATTAAAAGAAATTCGGTTATTTTTTTGTATTTTTGCATAATTAACCGTCTTTGTATAGAGAAGAAAAAAATATTATGCCGAATCAAAAGATTTTATACGTCACCACAGAGATGTTTCCATATCAGGAAGATAGTAATATGGCGATGATGGTGAACAAGATGGCACTGAAGATGCACCAAGAAGGCAATGACGTAAGAGTTTTTATGCCGAGATTTGGATTAATCAGCGAGAGAAAATTTCAGTTGCATGAAGTGATTAGATTATCTGGAATGAATATTATTATCAATGATCTAGACCAGCCTTTAATCATAAAAGTAGCTTCTTTGCCAGGAGAGAGATTGCAAGTTTATTTCATAGATAATGAAGAGTATTTCAAAAGAAAATTATATTATCAAGATGAAGATAATAAACCCTTTGAAGATAATGATGAGCGAGCAATTTTCTTTGCAAGAGGTGTAATAGAAACCATTAAAAAACTGAATTGGGTTCCGGATATTATCCATTTTAATGGATGGATGGCGTCTTTTATCCCTATTTATCTTAAAAATTACTATAAGACAGATTCTTATTTTAACGATACTAAACTTGTACTTTCTGTGTACAATGAAAAAGATTTATCCCTAGGTGACAATATTACTGAAAAATTAAAGTTTGATAATATTGAAAACCTAAAAGCATTAGAAAATCCAACCATCCAAAGTTTTGTAATAGAAAGCATGGATTTGGTAGATACTATTGTAAAAGGAGATGAATTTTTAGAAGAAAAACTAGATAAAGCTTTTGAAGAATCTAAAACCTCTAAAAGCGAATATGTAGACGGAGGCTCTATAAGCGAAATTTACTAATCACAAATCACATATAATTACTTAAATGATAAAAGAAATTCAGAATATCTTTAGGCTATTTTTTATTTTAATTTCGGGTGCAGCTATTACGGTAGCTTGCGAGCCAGAACCAGATCAACTAGGAATGCAGTTTTTCCAAAACGGTACTGCAGAAGGTACAGAGGCTAGTTTTGATGTTATAGCTTATAATGTTTACAATAATGATGTATTAGAAGCAGATAATGATAGACTTGCAGAAGCTACTTTAGGTGCTTTTGATGAAGCTAACTTTGGGATGCAAAAATCATCCTATGTTACCCAAGTAAGATTATCTACTTATGATCCGGATTTTGGAAAAAATGCAATAGTAGACTCAGTAGTTTTACAGATGAAGCCTCTTTATCATACTGCTACT contains the following coding sequences:
- a CDS encoding glycogen/starch synthase codes for the protein MPNQKILYVTTEMFPYQEDSNMAMMVNKMALKMHQEGNDVRVFMPRFGLISERKFQLHEVIRLSGMNIIINDLDQPLIIKVASLPGERLQVYFIDNEEYFKRKLYYQDEDNKPFEDNDERAIFFARGVIETIKKLNWVPDIIHFNGWMASFIPIYLKNYYKTDSYFNDTKLVLSVYNEKDLSLGDNITEKLKFDNIENLKALENPTIQSFVIESMDLVDTIVKGDEFLEEKLDKAFEESKTSKSEYVDGGSISEIY
- the panC gene encoding pantoate--beta-alanine ligase produces the protein MKVLKSKKTLIDYIERQREMGKKIGFAPTMGALHEGHLSLYKAAKKENDEVISSIFVNPTQFNNPDDFQKYPKTLEKDLELLEKEGVDAVYVPNVEEMYPDGLSSKKYDFDGLENEMEGKYRPGHFDGVGTIVEELFRQVQPHNAYFGEKDYQQLAIIKKMVEKTRLPIKIHGIPTLREKDGLALSSRNMRLTETQRKEATIIYETLIKVKEWFRLIPLEEIKQRVQDIFKHSNFDLEYFVIADEETLKEANAIDENKEYRAFIVAYADIVRLIDNLHL